In one window of Pseudomonas chlororaphis subsp. chlororaphis DNA:
- a CDS encoding MarR family winged helix-turn-helix transcriptional regulator translates to MNTKGSTPEKCDDLLLDNQLCFALHSTSLLMTKVYKPLLQELGLTYPQYLAMMVLWEQDGLTVGEISSRLLTDPGSLTPLLKRLEAEGLLSRTRSREDERVVIIELTEQGRTLYDRARGVPQCILGASGLTLEQLRKLQADLLNLRGHLQDSL, encoded by the coding sequence ATGAACACCAAAGGCTCCACCCCGGAAAAATGTGACGATCTGCTGCTGGATAACCAGCTGTGTTTCGCCCTTCACTCGACGTCGTTGCTGATGACCAAAGTCTATAAACCACTGCTGCAGGAGCTGGGCCTGACGTATCCCCAGTACCTGGCAATGATGGTGCTCTGGGAGCAGGACGGACTGACCGTCGGCGAGATCAGCAGTCGCCTGCTGACCGATCCTGGTTCATTGACGCCCTTGCTCAAGCGCCTGGAAGCCGAGGGATTGCTGAGCCGGACCCGCAGCCGCGAAGACGAACGGGTGGTGATCATCGAGCTGACCGAGCAAGGCCGGACCCTGTATGACCGGGCGCGCGGCGTTCCCCAATGCATCCTCGGCGCCAGCGGCCTGACCCTGGAGCAACTGCGCAAACTGCAGGCCGATCTGCTGAACCTGCGCGGCCATCTGCAAGACAGCCTTTAA
- a CDS encoding organic hydroperoxide resistance protein — translation MQTLYTAVATATGGRDGRAVSSDNILDVKLSTPKELGGAGGQATNPEQLFAAGYSACFIGALKFVASQSKRKIPDNASITAHVGIGQIPGGFGLDIDLHISLPGLEQSDAQSLVEAAHQVCPYSNATRGNVDVRLHVTV, via the coding sequence ATGCAAACTCTCTATACCGCAGTCGCAACCGCAACCGGTGGCCGTGATGGTCGCGCCGTCTCCAGCGACAACATCCTCGACGTCAAACTCTCCACCCCCAAAGAACTCGGTGGTGCCGGCGGCCAGGCGACCAACCCTGAGCAACTCTTCGCCGCCGGCTACTCCGCCTGCTTTATCGGCGCCCTGAAATTCGTCGCCAGCCAAAGCAAGCGCAAGATCCCGGACAACGCGTCGATCACTGCGCACGTCGGCATCGGCCAGATTCCTGGCGGCTTCGGCCTGGACATCGACCTGCATATCAGCCTGCCAGGTCTTGAACAGAGCGACGCGCAGTCCCTGGTCGAAGCGGCTCACCAGGTCTGCCCTTACTCCAACGCCACCCGCGGCAACGTCGACGTACGTCTGCACGTGACTGTCTAA
- a CDS encoding alpha/beta hydrolase codes for MNTFSKVLTGSLLALSINTAFAEGGVEHNTQAFLDTLNAGSGKPMEQMTPKEARAVLVGAQAGVKLTLPKADVSQKTIDVDGQAISLTIVRPAGVKGTLPVFMFFHGGGWVLGDFPTHERLVRDLVVGSGAAAVFVNYTPSPEAHYPVAINQAYAATQWVAEHGREINVDGKRLAVAGNSVGGNMAAVVSLMAKDKGTPAIRFQLLLWPVTDANFETASYNQYAEGHFLSKNMMKWFWDNYTTDARQRNEIYASPLRATSAQLKGLPPALIQTAGADVLRDEGEAYARKLDEAGVTVTSVRYNGMIHDYGLLNVVSQVPAVRSALLQASDELKQHLK; via the coding sequence ATGAACACTTTCAGCAAGGTCTTGACCGGTAGCCTTCTCGCCCTGTCCATCAACACGGCGTTCGCCGAAGGCGGGGTCGAACACAACACCCAGGCGTTCCTCGACACCTTGAACGCCGGCAGCGGCAAGCCGATGGAACAGATGACACCCAAAGAGGCCCGGGCCGTGCTGGTCGGCGCCCAGGCCGGGGTCAAGCTGACACTGCCCAAGGCGGATGTCAGCCAGAAGACCATCGACGTCGACGGCCAGGCCATCAGCCTGACCATCGTCAGGCCGGCCGGGGTGAAAGGCACGTTGCCGGTGTTCATGTTCTTCCACGGCGGCGGCTGGGTGCTGGGAGACTTCCCGACCCACGAACGGCTGGTGCGGGACCTGGTGGTGGGCTCCGGGGCGGCGGCGGTATTCGTCAATTACACACCGTCCCCGGAAGCGCATTACCCGGTGGCGATCAATCAGGCTTACGCGGCGACCCAATGGGTGGCCGAGCATGGCCGGGAAATCAACGTCGACGGCAAGCGCCTGGCGGTTGCCGGCAACAGCGTCGGCGGCAACATGGCAGCAGTGGTCAGCCTGATGGCCAAGGACAAGGGCACGCCGGCGATCCGGTTCCAGCTGTTGTTGTGGCCGGTAACCGACGCGAATTTCGAGACGGCGTCGTACAACCAGTATGCCGAGGGACACTTCCTCAGCAAAAACATGATGAAGTGGTTCTGGGACAACTACACCACCGATGCCCGGCAGCGTAACGAGATCTACGCCTCACCGCTGCGCGCCACCAGCGCCCAGCTCAAGGGCCTGCCACCCGCGCTGATCCAGACGGCCGGTGCCGACGTACTGCGCGACGAAGGCGAAGCCTATGCCCGCAAGCTGGACGAAGCCGGCGTGACCGTGACCTCGGTGCGCTACAACGGGATGATCCATGACTACGGTCTGCTCAACGTGGTCAGCCAGGTACCCGCGGTGCGTTCAGCACTGCTGCAAGCATCCGATGAGCTCAAGCAACATCTGAAGTAA
- a CDS encoding elongation factor P translates to MKTGKELKPGTVIRIDNDPWLVQKAEFTKSGRNSAIMKTKLKNLLTGYKTETVYGADDKLDDVILDRKEATLSFISGDTYTFMDTTDYTMYELNAEDIEAVLPFIEEGMTDVCEAVFFEDRLVSVDLPTTIVRQVDYTEGSARGDTSGKVMKPAKLKNGTELSVADFIEIGDMIEIDTREGGSYKGRAKV, encoded by the coding sequence ATGAAAACTGGTAAAGAACTCAAACCCGGTACCGTGATCCGTATCGACAACGATCCTTGGCTGGTTCAGAAAGCTGAATTCACCAAGTCCGGTCGTAACAGCGCGATCATGAAGACCAAGCTGAAGAACCTGCTGACCGGTTACAAGACCGAAACCGTTTACGGTGCGGACGACAAACTGGACGACGTGATCCTGGATCGCAAAGAAGCGACCCTGTCGTTCATCAGCGGCGACACCTACACGTTCATGGACACCACCGACTACACCATGTACGAGCTGAACGCCGAAGACATCGAAGCCGTTCTGCCGTTCATCGAAGAAGGCATGACCGACGTTTGCGAAGCCGTGTTCTTCGAAGACCGTCTGGTTTCCGTTGACCTGCCGACCACCATCGTGCGCCAGGTTGACTACACCGAAGGTTCCGCTCGCGGCGACACTTCGGGCAAGGTGATGAAGCCTGCCAAACTGAAGAACGGTACCGAGCTGTCGGTTGCGGACTTCATCGAAATCGGCGACATGATCGAGATCGATACTCGCGAAGGCGGTTCCTACAAAGGCCGCGCCAAGGTTTAA
- the earP gene encoding elongation factor P maturation arginine rhamnosyltransferase EarP, which translates to MKASWDIFCSVVDNYGDIGVTWRLARQLVAEHQCAVRLWVDDLRAFERLCPPIDIALPQQWQEGVDVRHWPTEWSPVAAADVVIAAFACQLPAAYMEAMAEREHTPLWLNLDYLSAEAWVTGCHGLPSVKFKGVQKYFFFPGFQAGTGGLLREAGLLERRRAFQQDPLARQRFLEGLDVFAAPGARLMSLFAYENAGLASWLQALSADSRATHLLVPEGRILGDVQHWLGVEALTAGAVQVRGALTVQVLPFVRQEEYDQLLWSCDFNSVRGEDSFVRAQWAGRPMLWHIYQQDEDIHLDKLDAFLELYTQGLSPEAKAVLIDLWRAWNAGGEMAQGWKKLLEHWPEVAAHAEKWCLEQGSQPDLAAALVQFYLNWI; encoded by the coding sequence ATGAAAGCCTCCTGGGATATTTTCTGCAGCGTCGTCGACAACTACGGCGATATCGGCGTGACCTGGCGGCTGGCCCGGCAATTGGTGGCCGAACATCAGTGCGCGGTGCGGCTGTGGGTGGATGACCTGCGGGCCTTCGAGCGTTTGTGCCCGCCCATCGATATCGCCTTGCCTCAGCAATGGCAGGAAGGCGTCGATGTGCGTCACTGGCCAACCGAGTGGTCGCCGGTGGCGGCTGCCGATGTGGTGATCGCGGCCTTTGCCTGCCAGTTGCCAGCGGCTTATATGGAGGCGATGGCCGAGCGTGAACATACCCCTTTGTGGCTAAACCTCGATTACCTCAGCGCCGAGGCCTGGGTGACCGGCTGTCACGGTCTGCCCTCGGTGAAGTTCAAGGGCGTGCAGAAGTACTTCTTTTTCCCCGGCTTCCAAGCCGGCACCGGTGGGCTGCTACGCGAGGCTGGATTGCTGGAGCGGCGCAGGGCGTTTCAGCAGGACCCCCTGGCCCGGCAACGCTTCCTGGAAGGGCTCGACGTATTTGCAGCACCTGGCGCGCGATTGATGTCGCTGTTCGCCTATGAGAACGCCGGCCTGGCCAGTTGGCTGCAAGCGCTGTCTGCCGACTCGCGAGCTACCCATCTGCTGGTTCCCGAGGGGCGGATCCTCGGTGACGTACAACACTGGCTGGGTGTCGAGGCGCTGACGGCGGGTGCGGTGCAGGTCCGAGGGGCCTTGACGGTGCAGGTGCTGCCGTTCGTCCGACAGGAGGAATACGACCAGCTCCTGTGGTCCTGCGATTTCAACTCGGTACGCGGCGAGGATTCGTTCGTGCGCGCGCAGTGGGCCGGCCGGCCGATGCTTTGGCACATTTATCAACAGGACGAAGACATTCACCTGGACAAGCTCGACGCCTTTCTCGAGCTTTATACGCAGGGGCTGTCACCAGAGGCCAAGGCGGTGTTGATCGACCTGTGGCGGGCCTGGAATGCCGGAGGCGAGATGGCGCAAGGCTGGAAAAAGCTGCTCGAACACTGGCCGGAAGTGGCTGCTCACGCCGAAAAGTGGTGTCTGGAACAGGGCTCGCAGCCCGATCTTGCTGCGGCGCTGGTGCAGTTTTACCTAAATTGGATATGA
- a CDS encoding GreA/GreB family elongation factor, producing the protein MNKPTVHQLILDKLRGDLEIAQRAAQTAYEAATHEENIAENKYDTLGLEASYLAAGQARRVEEIRQALALCQNLTLRPYDEQVGIQIGALLGLEDENGHEQWLFLAPDGAGLKVEVVGQPVTVITPRSPLGKGLLGKFEGDELEIVVAGARQQFAVTEVK; encoded by the coding sequence ATGAACAAACCTACGGTCCACCAACTGATTCTCGACAAACTCCGTGGCGATCTGGAGATCGCCCAGCGTGCGGCGCAGACCGCCTATGAAGCGGCGACCCACGAAGAGAACATTGCCGAAAACAAATACGACACCCTGGGGCTCGAGGCCTCCTATCTCGCCGCCGGCCAGGCCAGGCGCGTCGAGGAAATCCGGCAGGCGCTGGCGCTCTGCCAGAACCTGACCCTGCGCCCGTACGACGAGCAAGTTGGTATCCAGATCGGCGCGCTGCTGGGCCTCGAAGACGAAAACGGCCACGAACAATGGCTGTTCCTGGCGCCGGATGGGGCGGGACTGAAGGTAGAGGTGGTGGGGCAACCGGTGACCGTCATCACCCCTCGTTCACCGTTGGGCAAAGGCCTGCTGGGCAAGTTCGAGGGGGATGAACTGGAGATCGTCGTCGCCGGCGCTCGGCAACAGTTCGCTGTCACCGAGGTCAAGTAA
- the cysB gene encoding HTH-type transcriptional regulator CysB has translation MKLQQLRYIWEVAHHDLNVSATAQSLYTSQPGISKQIRLLEDELGVEVFARSGKHLTRVTPAGERIITTAGEILRKVESIKQIAQEFSNEKKGTLSIATTHTQARYALPPVISSFIKQYPDVALHMHQGSPMQIAEMAADGTVDFAIATEALELFGDLVMMPCYRWNRCVVVPQGHPLTKLPKLTLETLAEYPIVTYVFGFTGRSKLDEAFSHRGLTPKVVFTAADADVIKTYVRLGLGVGIVAKMAVDTKLDSDLVVLDASELFESSITKIGFRRGTFLRGFMCDFIEKFAPHLTREVMAKAIQCHNKQELEELFDGVELPVH, from the coding sequence ATGAAGCTTCAACAATTGCGCTACATCTGGGAAGTGGCGCACCACGACCTCAACGTCTCTGCTACAGCCCAAAGCCTTTATACCTCGCAACCGGGTATCAGTAAGCAGATCCGCCTGCTCGAGGACGAGCTGGGGGTCGAGGTATTCGCTCGTAGCGGCAAGCACCTGACTCGCGTCACCCCGGCTGGCGAACGCATCATCACCACCGCTGGCGAGATCCTGCGCAAGGTCGAAAGCATCAAGCAGATCGCCCAGGAATTCTCCAACGAGAAGAAAGGCACCCTGTCGATCGCCACCACCCATACCCAGGCCCGTTATGCCTTGCCGCCGGTGATCAGCAGCTTTATCAAGCAGTACCCGGATGTGGCGTTGCACATGCATCAGGGCTCGCCGATGCAGATCGCCGAAATGGCTGCCGATGGTACCGTCGACTTCGCCATCGCCACCGAAGCGCTGGAGCTGTTCGGCGATCTGGTGATGATGCCGTGCTACCGCTGGAACCGTTGCGTAGTGGTACCGCAGGGCCACCCGCTGACCAAGCTGCCGAAGCTGACCCTGGAAACCCTCGCCGAATACCCGATCGTGACTTACGTGTTCGGTTTTACCGGCCGCTCCAAGCTCGACGAAGCCTTCAGCCATCGCGGCCTGACGCCGAAGGTGGTGTTCACCGCCGCCGACGCCGACGTGATCAAGACTTACGTACGCCTGGGCCTGGGTGTGGGCATCGTTGCCAAGATGGCGGTCGATACCAAGCTTGATAGCGACCTGGTGGTACTGGATGCCAGCGAACTGTTCGAGTCGAGCATCACCAAGATCGGGTTCCGTCGCGGCACTTTCCTGCGTGGCTTCATGTGCGACTTCATCGAGAAGTTCGCGCCGCACCTGACACGCGAAGTGATGGCCAAGGCCATTCAGTGCCACAACAAGCAGGAACTCGAAGAGCTGTTCGACGGTGTCGAACTGCCTGTCCACTAA
- a CDS encoding universal stress protein has protein sequence MIRSMLYATDLGLYAPYVMQHALELARTFNAELHVVHAVEPMGLFAESVLQSYLDEQALNEFHSQGLSTVMANIEQRVLDSFREELGEGMQDLALIQSVRVFQGDPSHVILEQASKLSVDLLIVGSHSHGAGGETPLGRTAARVLQLAKVPVYLVPLVQRRRLGDI, from the coding sequence ATGATTCGTTCGATGCTGTATGCCACTGACCTCGGTCTGTATGCGCCCTACGTGATGCAACATGCCCTGGAGCTGGCTCGAACATTCAATGCCGAATTGCACGTGGTTCATGCGGTGGAGCCCATGGGGCTGTTTGCCGAGTCGGTGTTGCAGAGTTATCTCGACGAACAGGCCCTGAATGAGTTTCACAGTCAGGGACTGAGCACGGTGATGGCGAATATCGAGCAACGGGTGCTCGACAGCTTTCGCGAAGAGTTGGGGGAGGGCATGCAGGATCTCGCGCTGATTCAGTCGGTCAGGGTCTTTCAGGGGGACCCCTCGCACGTCATTCTCGAGCAGGCGTCGAAACTCTCTGTGGATTTGTTGATCGTAGGAAGTCACAGCCATGGGGCGGGTGGTGAAACTCCATTGGGCAGGACGGCAGCCAGGGTACTGCAACTGGCCAAGGTTCCGGTTTACCTGGTGCCTTTGGTACAGCGTCGGCGGCTCGGAGATATCTGA